The following proteins come from a genomic window of Maribacter sp. HTCC2170:
- a CDS encoding efflux RND transporter periplasmic adaptor subunit translates to MKKSVTIIILLIIVVAFGGSMYYLYQKNAEDPIVYETEQPSKQTIIKKTVATGSILPLEEVLIKPNISGVIEEVFVEGGDYVKSGDLLAKIKVVPNLNALNDAKNNIDEARIALEDQKRNLDRQKSLFEKGVVSKVDLERAQVSFDQARQSYGAANKKYDIVKTGTTSGFGNAANTMIRATVSGMVLDVPVEVGNQVIESNNFNEGTTIAAIADVEKMIFEGKVDESEVGKISEELPLEITVGAIENQVFDAVLDYIAPKGEEENGAIQFEIKGTLKKQDTVFIRAGLSANASIILGRADSVLAVKEALVQFDDKTKLPYVEIEKSDQEFERKDIELGISDGIFVEIKSGISDEDKIKVWNEVKPDEFAN, encoded by the coding sequence ATGAAAAAGTCGGTAACCATAATTATTTTATTGATCATAGTTGTTGCCTTTGGTGGCTCAATGTATTATCTCTATCAAAAAAATGCTGAGGATCCTATAGTCTATGAGACTGAACAACCCAGTAAGCAAACAATAATCAAAAAGACAGTTGCTACAGGTAGTATTTTGCCTTTGGAAGAAGTTTTGATAAAGCCTAATATTTCTGGGGTTATTGAAGAAGTTTTTGTAGAGGGGGGAGATTATGTAAAATCAGGGGATTTATTGGCGAAAATCAAGGTAGTGCCAAATTTGAACGCATTGAATGATGCCAAGAACAATATAGATGAGGCGCGAATCGCTCTTGAGGATCAAAAGCGAAATTTGGACCGGCAAAAAAGTCTTTTTGAAAAAGGAGTTGTATCAAAAGTTGATTTAGAAAGAGCGCAAGTTAGCTTTGACCAAGCAAGACAGTCTTATGGGGCTGCAAACAAGAAGTATGATATTGTTAAGACGGGTACGACAAGTGGCTTTGGAAATGCCGCCAATACTATGATTCGTGCAACGGTCAGTGGTATGGTATTGGATGTGCCGGTTGAAGTTGGAAATCAAGTGATTGAAAGCAATAATTTTAATGAAGGAACAACGATTGCAGCCATTGCCGACGTTGAAAAAATGATTTTTGAAGGTAAAGTAGATGAGTCTGAGGTTGGTAAAATATCAGAGGAGCTTCCTTTGGAAATTACTGTTGGTGCAATAGAAAATCAGGTTTTTGATGCTGTTTTGGACTATATAGCACCTAAAGGTGAAGAGGAGAACGGAGCAATTCAGTTTGAAATAAAGGGAACCTTAAAAAAGCAGGACACGGTATTCATTCGTGCAGGTCTTAGTGCTAATGCATCGATAATTCTTGGTAGGGCAGATAGTGTACTGGCTGTGAAGGAAGCTCTGGTACAATTTGATGACAAAACAAAACTGCCTTATGTAGAAATAGAAAAAAGTGATCAAGAGTTTGAACGAAAGGACATTGAATTGGGCATAAGCGACGGAATCTTTGTAGAGATCAAATCTGGGATTTCAGATGAGGATAAAATCAAGGTTTGGAATGAAGTAAAACCGGACGAATTCGCTAATTAA
- a CDS encoding ABC transporter permease — protein MFDRDRWKEIIEVLTGNWFRTVLTAFGVFWGILILIILLAAGKGFQNGVMADFGDIATNTMFMWSRSTTKEYLGLPKGRRYNFKLDDVQAIKDNVPNLRYVSPRNQLGGFQGANNVTRGIRTGAFGVYGDYPEIINQDPMTITSGRFINHSDINEKRKIAIIGEGVRASLYDKGEQVIGTYIKIQGVNFMVIGTYKKKANNGDGEEGQKEIFIPFTTFSQAFNRADNVGWMAITAQDGSSITSLKERIISLVKQNRKIHPDDKRAVGNFDLYEQFNRVQSLFGAMSFIAYFVGILVLISGVIGVSNIMLIVVKERTKEIGIRRALGEDPWSIKLQILMESIFLTIISGMAGITFGALLIYAINALLDANGPVDMFLNPSVSLGVVVAALVILIISGLLAGYIPAQSAIKVKPIDALRTE, from the coding sequence ATGTTCGATAGAGATCGTTGGAAAGAGATAATAGAGGTGTTGACCGGTAATTGGTTCAGGACGGTTCTTACAGCCTTTGGGGTTTTTTGGGGCATTTTGATTTTGATTATCCTTTTGGCTGCAGGCAAAGGTTTTCAGAATGGTGTTATGGCCGATTTTGGTGATATAGCCACTAACACAATGTTCATGTGGTCTAGAAGCACGACCAAGGAATACCTAGGGCTACCCAAAGGCCGACGATATAATTTTAAATTGGATGATGTACAGGCAATAAAAGATAATGTTCCAAATCTTCGTTATGTTTCTCCACGAAACCAATTGGGAGGTTTTCAAGGGGCCAATAATGTGACAAGAGGTATAAGAACAGGAGCATTTGGTGTTTATGGTGATTATCCAGAAATAATTAATCAAGATCCAATGACTATAACTTCTGGTCGTTTTATCAATCACTCGGACATAAATGAGAAAAGAAAAATAGCAATTATTGGTGAGGGTGTTAGGGCCAGTTTGTACGATAAAGGCGAGCAGGTTATAGGTACTTATATAAAGATTCAAGGGGTTAATTTCATGGTTATTGGCACTTACAAAAAGAAGGCCAACAATGGCGATGGTGAAGAGGGGCAAAAGGAAATTTTCATTCCCTTCACTACTTTTTCACAAGCATTCAATAGGGCCGATAATGTGGGTTGGATGGCCATTACCGCTCAAGATGGTAGTTCTATTACCTCTTTGAAAGAAAGAATAATTTCCCTTGTGAAACAGAACAGGAAAATTCATCCAGATGATAAACGTGCCGTAGGCAATTTTGACCTTTATGAGCAGTTCAACAGAGTCCAGAGCCTATTTGGTGCCATGAGCTTCATTGCCTATTTTGTTGGGATACTGGTATTAATTTCAGGGGTAATAGGTGTTAGTAATATAATGCTCATAGTAGTAAAAGAGCGAACCAAAGAAATAGGGATTCGTCGCGCCTTGGGAGAAGACCCTTGGTCTATTAAACTACAAATTTTGATGGAGTCTATTTTTCTGACCATTATTTCAGGCATGGCGGGAATTACTTTTGGGGCGCTACTTATTTATGCCATTAATGCCTTGCTGGATGCCAATGGGCCAGTAGATATGTTTTTGAATCCAAGTGTTAGCTTGGGCGTGGTCGTGGCAGCTTTGGTTATTTTAATTATTTCAGGTTTACTCGCAGGTTACATACCTGCACAAAGTGCCATCAAAGTAAAACCAATAGACGCGTTAAGAACAGAATAA
- a CDS encoding ABC transporter permease encodes MFDIERWQEIFDTIRKNKLRTFLTGLSVASGIFILVILLGFGQGMQNGIAQEFEEDASNRIAVWTQVTTKEHKGLNPGRPIQIRNENYDHIESRFSDKLKDKSAYFMVRNAMVNYKTESVGYSVRGINGGFQFIENQYISEGRYINYKDQRNVAKVAVISNTIKKEIFKDGQSPLNEYIDISGIQFKVIGVYGDMGGEREEERIFIPMSTAQRVFNGADRINNLYYTLQPVENFDQAVAESTKFSNEMKRYLQEAHTVAPDDPSAINVFNTLEEVKRFFTLMSGIKLFFWFVGICTIIAGVVGVSNIMLIVVKERTREIGVRKALGAKPWSIVGMILHESIFVTAISGFAGLIFSMGLLEIFGPYIEVDYILNPSVNFNVAISTVFVLIFAGAAAGFFPAWRAANIHVIDALRDE; translated from the coding sequence ATGTTCGACATCGAAAGATGGCAGGAGATATTTGATACAATCCGTAAAAATAAATTACGGACTTTCCTTACTGGTCTCTCAGTAGCTTCCGGGATTTTTATACTTGTTATTTTATTGGGCTTTGGCCAAGGAATGCAGAATGGTATTGCCCAAGAATTTGAAGAAGATGCTTCAAATAGAATTGCTGTGTGGACCCAGGTAACAACTAAAGAACATAAAGGTCTTAATCCAGGTCGGCCCATTCAAATTCGCAATGAGAATTATGATCATATAGAATCAAGATTTTCAGACAAATTAAAAGATAAATCAGCTTATTTCATGGTTCGTAATGCCATGGTAAATTATAAAACGGAATCTGTTGGCTATAGTGTGCGTGGAATAAACGGTGGTTTTCAATTTATTGAAAACCAATACATTTCAGAAGGTCGATATATAAATTATAAAGACCAAAGGAACGTGGCCAAAGTCGCGGTAATAAGCAACACAATAAAGAAGGAGATTTTTAAGGATGGTCAAAGTCCATTGAATGAGTACATTGATATTTCTGGTATTCAATTCAAAGTTATTGGTGTTTATGGCGATATGGGTGGTGAACGAGAAGAAGAGCGCATATTTATTCCTATGTCTACTGCTCAAAGAGTGTTTAATGGCGCTGATAGAATAAACAACCTATATTATACACTGCAACCTGTTGAGAATTTTGATCAAGCCGTGGCCGAATCTACCAAGTTCTCCAATGAGATGAAAAGATACCTGCAAGAAGCGCATACAGTTGCACCAGATGATCCTAGCGCAATTAATGTATTCAATACTCTTGAAGAGGTAAAACGTTTTTTTACATTAATGAGTGGTATCAAATTGTTTTTTTGGTTTGTGGGTATTTGTACCATAATAGCTGGTGTTGTTGGAGTTAGTAACATTATGTTGATTGTTGTAAAGGAAAGAACACGTGAGATTGGGGTACGTAAAGCTTTAGGGGCTAAACCCTGGTCGATAGTAGGGATGATTTTACATGAATCAATTTTTGTAACGGCTATTTCTGGCTTTGCAGGGCTCATTTTTAGTATGGGATTACTGGAGATTTTTGGTCCCTATATTGAGGTTGATTATATATTGAATCCTTCGGTCAATTTCAATGTGGCCATATCAACAGTATTTGTGTTGATTTTTGCTGGTGCGGCAGCTGGATTTTTTCCTGCTTGGCGAGCAGCGAATATTCATGTGATAGATGCTTTAAGAGACGAATAA
- a CDS encoding DUF420 domain-containing protein — protein sequence MDSIELKEKRFNKIITVISILVPIVVAALFGVKIPNVEPLSFLPPIYASVNGITAVVLIIAVWAIKTGKRGLHQKLMTLCICLSVLFLLMYIAYHMTSDSTTFGGEGVIKYVYYFILITHIVFSIGIIPLVLRTYARAYLKKYDAHRALAKLTFPIWLYVAVTGVVVYLMISPYYIS from the coding sequence ATGGATTCAATTGAGTTAAAGGAAAAGAGATTCAATAAGATAATTACGGTTATCTCCATTTTGGTGCCAATAGTAGTAGCAGCCTTATTCGGGGTCAAAATCCCGAATGTTGAACCATTATCTTTTTTACCTCCAATTTATGCTTCAGTAAATGGTATTACGGCCGTTGTTTTGATAATTGCCGTTTGGGCGATTAAAACTGGAAAAAGAGGATTGCATCAAAAATTAATGACTTTATGTATTTGTCTTTCGGTACTTTTTCTTTTAATGTATATAGCATACCATATGACCTCGGATTCAACAACGTTTGGTGGTGAAGGAGTTATTAAATACGTGTATTATTTTATTTTGATTACCCATATTGTGTTTTCAATAGGTATAATCCCATTGGTTTTAAGAACATATGCGCGTGCTTATTTAAAAAAATATGATGCGCACAGGGCTTTGGCAAAATTAACATTTCCGATTTGGCTATATGTCGCCGTTACTGGTGTTGTAGTCTATTTAATGATATCACCCTATTATATAAGCTGA
- a CDS encoding SCO family protein produces MKKYTYVWVSLVILVFGIIFIPKIVDRIKSDSVVENDRVNLKSNEDGLAYLYLNGKKKRVPSFQFVNQDSLVITDKDYLGKVYVVEFFFTSCPSICPIMTKNLVDLQEEFKISNDFGVASFTITPEYDTPRVLKEYAEEHGITNLDWHLMTGSQESIYELANKGFNIFVSEMPDAPGGFEHAGLFALIDKKGFLRSRVDEFGNPIIYYRGTITESQGENSEGEKEQISILKEDIDKLLKE; encoded by the coding sequence ATGAAGAAATATACATATGTTTGGGTTTCGCTAGTAATTTTAGTTTTTGGAATAATCTTTATTCCAAAGATAGTAGACCGTATAAAATCCGATAGTGTTGTCGAGAATGATCGCGTCAATCTCAAGAGCAATGAAGATGGGTTGGCCTATTTGTATTTGAATGGTAAAAAGAAAAGAGTGCCTTCTTTTCAATTTGTGAATCAAGATAGTTTGGTGATTACCGATAAGGATTATCTCGGAAAGGTTTATGTAGTCGAGTTCTTCTTTACATCCTGCCCTTCTATTTGCCCAATTATGACCAAAAACCTTGTTGATTTACAGGAAGAGTTTAAAATTTCAAATGACTTTGGAGTGGCCTCTTTTACAATTACTCCTGAGTATGATACACCAAGGGTTTTAAAGGAGTATGCTGAAGAACATGGAATTACAAATTTGGATTGGCATTTAATGACGGGTAGTCAAGAATCAATTTATGAATTGGCAAACAAAGGCTTTAATATTTTTGTCTCAGAAATGCCGGATGCCCCAGGTGGTTTTGAGCATGCCGGACTTTTTGCTTTAATAGATAAGAAAGGATTCCTGCGTTCTAGGGTTGATGAGTTTGGTAACCCGATTATTTATTATCGGGGAACTATAACCGAAAGTCAAGGTGAGAATTCTGAGGGTGAGAAAGAACAGATTTCAATTTTGAAAGAGGATATTGACAAATTGCTAAAGGAATAA
- a CDS encoding cytochrome C oxidase subunit IV family protein has product MADAHKLEIFRGLLKFKSNTQKIWGVLVFLTIVTAIEVALGITKPDALVGTSFLGMKLLNWIFIILTLVKAYYIAWDFMHLRDEKSSLRRAIVWTPIFLVLYLVFILLVEADYIYEVFRDGFVTWNF; this is encoded by the coding sequence ATGGCAGACGCACACAAGTTGGAGATTTTCAGAGGACTTTTAAAATTTAAGTCCAACACCCAAAAGATATGGGGTGTTCTTGTCTTTTTGACTATTGTTACGGCAATTGAAGTTGCTTTGGGTATAACAAAGCCTGATGCATTGGTGGGCACCTCATTCCTAGGTATGAAATTGTTGAATTGGATATTCATCATTTTAACCTTGGTAAAAGCCTATTATATTGCATGGGATTTCATGCACTTAAGAGATGAAAAAAGTTCTTTACGCAGAGCGATTGTTTGGACACCAATTTTCCTTGTCCTCTATTTGGTATTTATATTATTGGTAGAAGCTGATTATATCTACGAGGTCTTCAGGGATGGGTTTGTCACTTGGAACTTCTAA
- a CDS encoding cytochrome c oxidase subunit 3: MDSTVTTGTGENVWGGGNRPLGASYGKLMMWFFLVSDALTFSGFLAAYGFSRFKFIETWPIADEVFTHVPFFHGNYPMYYVAFMTFILIMSSVTMVLAVDAGHKMKKNSVIWYMFLTIIGGAIFVGSQAWEWATFINGDYGAVETKGGRILQFVKADSGDRAALADFAKTIPGDRVAHENKNGVWFYDEGYQPSYSLNEVLEGFKANPNILVRTETINEEGEKTLLSRQESLTKLQNATQVVEGANLVHNEYGSRLFADFFFFITGFHGFHVFSGVLINLIIFFNVALGTYEKRGHYEMVEKVGLYWHFVDLVWVFVFTFFYLV; this comes from the coding sequence ATGGATTCTACGGTAACAACGGGCACGGGAGAAAACGTATGGGGAGGTGGTAACCGACCCCTGGGAGCAAGCTACGGCAAATTAATGATGTGGTTTTTCTTGGTGTCAGATGCTTTGACATTTTCTGGTTTTTTAGCGGCATATGGTTTTTCAAGATTTAAGTTCATTGAGACCTGGCCAATTGCAGACGAAGTATTTACCCACGTACCATTCTTCCACGGTAATTACCCGATGTACTATGTGGCATTCATGACATTTATCCTTATTATGTCTTCTGTTACCATGGTACTTGCAGTTGATGCAGGGCATAAAATGAAAAAGAACAGTGTTATTTGGTATATGTTCTTGACCATTATTGGTGGAGCAATATTTGTTGGTTCCCAGGCTTGGGAATGGGCGACGTTCATTAACGGTGATTATGGTGCAGTAGAAACCAAAGGGGGAAGGATTTTACAATTTGTAAAAGCCGATTCTGGCGATAGGGCAGCCTTGGCAGATTTTGCTAAGACAATTCCTGGTGATAGGGTAGCTCATGAGAATAAAAATGGGGTTTGGTTCTATGATGAAGGTTACCAACCTAGTTATTCATTGAATGAGGTATTAGAAGGTTTTAAGGCAAATCCAAATATTCTTGTAAGAACTGAAACTATAAATGAAGAAGGTGAAAAAACCTTGCTTTCAAGGCAAGAATCTTTGACAAAACTACAGAATGCTACCCAGGTGGTTGAAGGTGCTAACTTGGTTCATAATGAATATGGGAGCAGGTTGTTTGCCGATTTCTTTTTCTTTATTACTGGTTTTCACGGTTTTCACGTATTTTCAGGAGTACTCATTAATCTGATAATTTTCTTTAATGTTGCTTTGGGCACGTATGAGAAAAGGGGTCATTATGAAATGGTTGAGAAAGTCGGGCTTTACTGGCACTTTGTGGATTTGGTTTGGGTATTTGTATTTACATTCTTTTATTTGGTATAA
- a CDS encoding heme-copper oxidase subunit III: protein MDLTQGTPKEKNDRSKKMMLWFGIVSLLMAFAGWTSAYIVSSKREDWLSDIVLPSSFYISTAIIILSSITYFLAKKAIQKDAKKVCTSWLLITLGLGVIFIGLQFNGFSQLVSQGYYFTGPTSSIKMSYIFLIAAVHIVHVVAGIISLLVVLFNQIKGKYNAGEYLGLSLGATFWHFLDLLWVYLILFMVLVG, encoded by the coding sequence ATGGACTTAACTCAAGGAACTCCAAAAGAAAAAAATGATAGATCAAAAAAAATGATGCTCTGGTTTGGCATTGTGAGTCTACTAATGGCATTTGCAGGTTGGACCAGTGCCTATATTGTAAGTAGTAAAAGAGAAGATTGGTTGAGTGATATTGTGCTACCGTCATCTTTTTATATTAGCACAGCAATAATTATTCTGAGCAGCATTACCTATTTTTTAGCCAAGAAAGCAATCCAGAAAGATGCTAAAAAAGTTTGCACAAGTTGGTTGTTGATTACGTTGGGGCTGGGAGTCATTTTTATAGGATTGCAATTCAATGGATTTTCTCAATTGGTGTCCCAAGGCTATTATTTTACAGGACCAACCAGTAGTATAAAAATGTCATATATTTTTCTCATAGCAGCGGTACATATTGTTCATGTGGTTGCGGGTATTATTTCCTTGTTGGTAGTTTTGTTCAACCAAATAAAAGGAAAGTACAATGCTGGAGAGTATTTGGGATTGTCATTAGGTGCAACCTTTTGGCATTTTTTAGACCTCCTATGGGTTTATTTAATCCTGTTTATGGTGTTGGTCGGCTAA
- the cyoE gene encoding heme o synthase, with protein MIMKTVIEPAKKTTLSMAFADFKEITKARLAVSVVFSSIAGYLLGAYEISVISLLLLAFGGYCMVGASNAYNQIIEKDLDALMKRTKNRPIPSGRMSVNMALLIAVVLTVLGVISLYFLNPKTAMFGAISIFLYTSVYTPLKTITSLSVFVGAFPGAIPFMLGWVAATNEFGIEPGTLFMIQFFWQFPHFWALAWMLDEDYKKGGFKMLPTGKKDNGTALQIIMYTIWMIVISVIPVFGITGRLQLSVPAAVIVFIMGGAMLFYAFRLYEKKDNISARKLMLASVSYITLMQVVYVLDKFI; from the coding sequence ATGATAATGAAGACCGTTATTGAACCAGCAAAAAAGACAACTTTGTCTATGGCATTTGCTGATTTTAAGGAGATTACCAAGGCTAGACTTGCGGTCAGCGTGGTCTTTTCTTCGATTGCGGGGTATTTGCTTGGAGCTTACGAGATTAGTGTTATATCGCTGTTATTGCTTGCCTTTGGTGGTTATTGTATGGTTGGTGCATCAAATGCGTATAATCAGATTATTGAAAAGGACTTGGATGCGTTGATGAAACGTACAAAGAACAGGCCTATCCCCTCTGGAAGAATGTCGGTCAATATGGCTCTTTTAATTGCCGTGGTTCTAACTGTTTTAGGGGTGATTTCATTGTATTTTTTAAACCCGAAAACGGCTATGTTTGGGGCCATTTCAATATTTTTGTATACGAGTGTTTATACACCTTTGAAGACCATTACTTCACTCTCGGTTTTTGTGGGTGCATTTCCAGGGGCAATACCTTTTATGCTGGGTTGGGTGGCCGCAACCAATGAATTTGGAATAGAGCCAGGAACCTTGTTCATGATTCAGTTTTTTTGGCAGTTCCCGCACTTCTGGGCTTTAGCTTGGATGTTGGATGAAGATTACAAAAAGGGAGGGTTTAAAATGCTTCCTACAGGAAAAAAAGATAATGGTACGGCGCTACAAATAATAATGTACACCATTTGGATGATCGTGATTTCTGTAATACCAGTTTTTGGTATTACCGGACGATTGCAATTGTCTGTTCCTGCTGCAGTAATTGTTTTTATAATGGGTGGGGCTATGCTGTTTTATGCTTTTAGATTGTACGAAAAGAAAGATAATATTTCTGCAAGAAAATTAATGTTGGCCAGTGTGAGCTACATCACTTTGATGCAAGTGGTTTATGTGCTGGATAAATTCATATAA
- a CDS encoding MBL fold metallo-hydrolase: protein MKKMKHLSVMVICMGFITLANAQEKEVVIKIDTLSQDVYMLTGQGGNIGIYVGESNVFMIDDQFARLSNKIKSAIATLTDQPISFLFNTHMHGDHTGGNAEFNSKQTTVVAHDNVRKSLEDRLAKNQKLNKKILPEVSFSDDITFYDGDETIMAFHVHDAHTDGDAMVYFLKNNVLHMGDTYFSGRYPYIDLKSGGTVDGYIKAHKKALLLINEETKIIPGHGKSSNKKELESYVIILEDIKLKILKEIQRGRTLEEVKKNTNLLSAYDATHGGGYIGPERIREIFYNSLKND from the coding sequence ATGAAGAAGATGAAACATTTATCTGTAATGGTAATCTGCATGGGTTTTATAACACTGGCCAACGCTCAGGAAAAAGAAGTAGTCATCAAGATTGACACCTTATCCCAGGATGTTTATATGTTAACAGGGCAAGGTGGAAATATAGGAATCTATGTTGGTGAGAGTAATGTCTTTATGATTGATGACCAATTTGCCCGTTTAAGCAATAAGATAAAAAGTGCAATAGCAACCCTTACTGATCAACCAATTTCATTTTTATTCAATACGCATATGCATGGTGACCACACTGGTGGCAACGCGGAATTTAATTCAAAACAAACCACTGTGGTTGCGCACGATAATGTGAGAAAAAGTTTGGAAGACCGTTTGGCAAAGAATCAAAAATTGAATAAAAAAATCTTACCCGAGGTTTCTTTTTCAGATGATATTACCTTTTATGATGGTGATGAGACAATTATGGCCTTTCATGTTCATGATGCCCATACAGATGGCGATGCCATGGTTTATTTTCTAAAGAACAATGTTCTACATATGGGAGATACATATTTCTCAGGAAGATATCCTTATATTGACTTAAAAAGTGGTGGTACTGTGGATGGATATATAAAAGCCCACAAAAAAGCGCTACTCCTAATTAATGAAGAAACCAAAATCATACCTGGCCACGGAAAATCTTCGAATAAAAAAGAGCTAGAATCCTACGTCATTATTCTAGAAGACATCAAGTTAAAAATTCTTAAAGAAATCCAAAGAGGCAGAACTCTGGAAGAAGTCAAGAAAAACACAAACTTATTATCTGCTTATGATGCCACCCATGGTGGAGGATATATTGGTCCCGAACGTATTCGAGAGATTTTTTACAATAGTTTAAAGAACGATTAA
- a CDS encoding energy transducer TonB, producing MELKKNPKADLRRNSGTYFVIGLAVVMFLVWRGLEWKTYDKTDEYDISMNVEDMLDEEVPMTEQIKTPPPPPPPAAPEIIEVVEDEEEVEETVIESTETSQEEEIIEVEDVEVEEVFEDVDVPFAVIEDVPIFPGCESEKGKGAKAMRICFQSKMQKHISKNFRYPEIAQEMGVQGRVNVMFVIQKDGSIGGVRMRGPDKNLEKEAARIIGKLPKMTPGKQRGRAVRVPFSIPITFKLQ from the coding sequence ATGGAACTAAAAAAGAATCCAAAAGCAGATTTGAGAAGAAATAGCGGCACTTATTTTGTTATAGGGCTTGCTGTGGTAATGTTTTTGGTTTGGCGAGGTTTGGAATGGAAAACGTATGACAAAACGGATGAGTACGATATTTCAATGAACGTTGAAGACATGTTGGACGAAGAAGTTCCGATGACAGAACAAATCAAAACACCACCACCACCACCACCACCAGCTGCACCTGAGATTATAGAGGTAGTTGAGGATGAGGAAGAAGTTGAGGAAACTGTAATTGAATCTACAGAAACTAGCCAGGAAGAGGAGATAATCGAAGTTGAAGACGTTGAGGTTGAGGAGGTTTTTGAGGATGTAGATGTTCCTTTTGCGGTTATTGAGGATGTTCCAATTTTCCCTGGTTGTGAAAGTGAAAAAGGAAAAGGAGCAAAAGCAATGCGTATTTGTTTCCAATCAAAAATGCAAAAACATATCAGTAAGAACTTCCGCTATCCGGAAATCGCTCAAGAAATGGGTGTTCAAGGTAGGGTTAACGTTATGTTCGTTATTCAAAAAGACGGAAGTATCGGAGGCGTTAGAATGCGTGGACCAGATAAGAACCTCGAAAAAGAAGCTGCCAGGATTATTGGTAAGCTTCCTAAAATGACTCCTGGTAAGCAAAGGGGTAGAGCTGTAAGGGTTCCTTTCAGTATCCCTATTACATTTAAGCTACAGTAA
- a CDS encoding VanZ family protein — protein MLKKHLYGFAFVSWMVFVTFSSLSSFEDDGLSSFNIPNGDKIVHFVFYFVATILGSLYLVHRDFKKQNTRKSRTILAFSLIIFGIIIEVIQEKMTANRSGELLDALANSAGVILGFLFILARFHGQRGLK, from the coding sequence GTGCTTAAAAAGCATTTATACGGGTTTGCATTTGTAAGCTGGATGGTGTTTGTAACATTTTCCAGCTTATCTTCTTTTGAAGATGATGGGCTAAGTTCTTTCAATATCCCAAATGGTGATAAAATAGTTCATTTTGTATTTTATTTTGTAGCGACAATTCTTGGTTCGCTTTATCTTGTTCATCGAGATTTCAAAAAGCAAAATACCAGAAAATCAAGAACAATATTAGCTTTTTCGCTTATAATATTTGGTATAATTATTGAGGTTATTCAGGAGAAAATGACTGCCAATAGGTCCGGTGAATTATTGGATGCCCTTGCAAACAGTGCGGGTGTTATTTTAGGTTTCTTGTTCATTTTAGCTCGATTTCATGGGCAAAGAGGGTTAAAATAA
- the gcvH gene encoding glycine cleavage system protein GcvH, with translation MNIPSDLQYTKDHEWVKVEGDIATVGITDFAQGELGDIVYVEVETVDETMDKDEVFGSVEAVKTVSDLFLPLSGEIIEFNESLEDEPEKVNTDPYGEGWMVKIKISDTSELEGLLSDEDYKELIGA, from the coding sequence ATGAATATACCATCAGATTTACAGTATACCAAAGACCATGAATGGGTAAAGGTAGAAGGCGATATAGCCACAGTAGGAATTACCGATTTTGCCCAAGGTGAACTTGGTGATATTGTTTATGTTGAAGTTGAGACTGTTGATGAAACCATGGATAAAGATGAGGTTTTTGGTTCAGTTGAAGCAGTAAAGACAGTTTCAGACCTATTCTTGCCCTTAAGCGGGGAGATAATTGAATTCAACGAAAGTTTGGAGGATGAACCTGAAAAGGTTAACACTGACCCTTATGGAGAAGGTTGGATGGTGAAAATAAAAATAAGTGATACTTCAGAATTAGAAGGCTTATTAAGTGATGAGGATTATAAAGAATTAATAGGTGCTTAA